The Saccharomyces eubayanus strain FM1318 chromosome IV, whole genome shotgun sequence genome contains the following window.
CAATTTCCATAACATGtttaaaaaatcttttccaGCTGTATTACTTAGATTATACGAGCAAAAACTGCAATAACTGTAATGTACTATATGGTCGTATTAGCGCCTTCGCTCGTGTCACACACACACTACTCAAGAATTCGATGGTTGTGCCTTCCCATAGACTAACTATCGCCACCTTTTAAGATTATGTCAATTACCCCAACAAACACAGCGCCCTGCGCCGGTATCTTCTCAAGTCTCAAAATTTAAGCTCCCATTTTAAAATTCACCCTTACAGATCAAGCGTCCTTTTGCCGTTACCTTCAAAAACATGAGTATGCATATgatagtttttcaaatcctAAGCTAGCGCACGCAGTGTGTAGAGTACCAATTCGGGTGTGTGCTCTAAACCGGATTTACGAACCACGAGCTTACAGAAAAGGCTGCTTAGTCCGTAACTCTCGTGACTGTTTACGACATTTACTAACAGACAGCCCCTGTGGCAGGACAAAgttaaatgaaaaaaaaatatgcaGTGTCTGCAATTTCCGTGTCGCGTCCTCGGCTCCGTCTCGTAGCTTCTTGCAGCTCCCACAAAAGTTCCCCCTTTTCGAACAACACGAAAACACTACTCGCGAGGTACCAGAGATTTATTTTACTGCTGCCTTGGACAAATAGTGTATATGTCCTGGTAAAGAGGTTGAAAATCCAAGAAGTGTGCTGCCGTCGAAGTACATTCCCAACAATACTTACCACAGTACCCCGCGAAAACAGGCAATATTCCTCCAACCGGTCGAACTTCCAAGAAACATTATCTAATTTTAATTCCGGCTTCAAAGAGGGGTGACTACGAAAAGCCCAGTGCATTTTTCCACGTGCGGCTCTTTCTGTTGCCGTTTCCCCACACATGTGAAataaagtttcttttggtcGGCTTAATCTTGGCGCGTCTGGTggtttttatttattccGACAATCTACTCCTGCGGCATTCCTCAGCCCCGCGATAGAAAACTCCATAGCGCCATTCTTGTCCTGTTAGCGCCCACTGGAAGAATTGGCTGgaacagtttttttatcttgaCTCAAGCTGCGCGCCAGTGTTGCCGGTCCCCCGGATGTGCCCctgaaagttttttttgtaatgtTGTGCAACACTAAGAAGAAGGGGTAGCGTAAAACATTGTTCCGAAAGCATCTTGATTAAGATTTTTATTCGGTGGGGTAAAGCAAGAAtcagaaacaagaaagaaaaaatagacTATTCCGGTGGTACTGACTGAGATGACAAAAAtactttttgttgaaatgtTTCGAAAATTTGTGATATAAAAGCCAGTAGAAATTGTCTTGTTTGTCAACTTCTTGCAATTGCAGATTATGTATTAGTTTGTTTCATGGAAAGATCATCAGTGAACAACgtatataaacaaaagaatataaaaagaaataataatgtCACATGTTAACGCGTCGTATGCGGATTCGCAAGGATCCTCGACAAGCGTTTCTCATGTAGAGATGGAGAAGCCAGCAACAAAggaaatctttgaagatCCTACCCCAAAAAAGTTTGATTTGGACGATGATGAGGCCGGTAAGACATCATCTGTATTCAATCCAGACCTAAAtctagaagaagaagtgagAGCCTTGGATGAATTAGGTGATTCGTTCAAAAGAGATCGCTCCTTTTGGGGCAAAATGAAAGCTTTGGAATTCGAagttgaatttgaaaataaaaaaaatatggttTTAATGCTGGGAACTTTTGCAGCATTTGCTGGTATTCTATCTGGTATAGATCAATCTATTATCTCTGGTGCTTCCATTGGTATGAACAAAATGTTGCACCTTTCTACACATGAAGCATCActagtttcttctttaatgCCTCTAGGTGCTGTCGCTGGTTCTATATTGCTAACTCCCTTTAGTGAATATTTTGGTCGTAAAAAGTCTTTGGCTATTTCTTGTGTCTTTTACACAATTGGTGCTATTGTTTGTGCAGCTGCTTCTAACCATCACGAAATGTATGCTGGTAGATTTTTGATCGGTGTCGGTGTTGGTTTAGAAGGTGGTGGTATTGGTGTATACATTGCAGAATCTGTTCCATCTTCAGTTAGAGGTAGTCTGGTGTCCCTGTACCAATTTAATATTGCGCTGGGCGAATTGTTTGGTTATATTGTTGGTgtgattttctttgatgttAAGGGAGGCTGGAGATACATGGTCGGTTCGTCGCTTGTGTTCTCGACCACGTTGTTTATTGGTTTATTATTCCTGCCTGAATCTCCACGTTGGTTGATGCATAAGGGCCGTGTCGGTGAATCCTGGAACGTCTGGAAAAGACTAAGAGAtgtgaaagaagaaggcaATAAAATCGAATTTTTGGAACTTAGAGACGTTGCTTCGCACGACAGAGAGTTACATGCAAACGAATCAAGGTTTCAATCATTGTTTGATTTGGTCCGTGTTCCACGTAACCGCCGTGCTTTGGTATATTCCTGTATGATGATTGGTCTGGGTCAATTAACTGGTATTAATGCCATCATGTATTACATGTCCACGCTAATGAAGAATATTGGGTTCGGTGATAAACAATCTGTAGCAATGTCAATGGTTGGTGGTGCAGCACTATTAATTGGTACCGTTCCTGCTATTTTATGGATGGATAGATTCGGTAGACGTACATGGGCAATGACCATCATTATATTTATCGTTGGTTTGGTGCTCGTCGGTGTCGGCTATCAAATAAACTTGAAAACACACatggcagcagcagaaggTGTATATTTGACTGGTCAAATCATATATAACATGGCTTTTGGATCCTACGCAGCATTAACATGGGTCCTACCTTCAGAGTCATTTTCATTGGGAACCAGATCAGCTGGTATGACAGTGTCTTCTGCTTTGCTTTACTTGTTTGCCTTTACCGTGACTTACAACTTcgaaaaaatgaaagaagcAATGACATATACAGGTTTAACCTTAGGGTTTTACGGTGGTATCGCTCTTGCAATTGGTATCCCATACCAATTGCTATGTATGCcagaaacaaagaatagAACTTTAGAGGAGATTGATGACATCTTTGAGAAGCCAACAAGTCAAATCATAAAGGAGAATATTGCATACTTGAAGAAGGGCCAATTGAGTTATTAAAGAGTGAAGTTTATTCcacctttttttattgtctaAGTGAATGCATATTTGCTTAGATTTAATTATTTTAAttatatacgtatatgCTTTATGTTAAAAGTAATTAATGATGTTTATGATACTATTTGAAGTATTATGACCAGTTCCAAAATGCTGGCGTTTATTTACTGTTTGCCATTTTAATGGTTGCTGCAGTTCCGGCGGTGGTCTTAGATAATTTCGTTGATGTTCTAATTTTCGGGATCTAGATCTTGCTTGCACTTATTTTAGGTCTACGTGAAGCAGGCATCTAAAACAAATGCTTCTAATGCTATGGTTGACTGGGCCGATGTTCTCAGGTAGTCTAAACGAATATATCGCGATGTATAGAACAGTAGAAATATAATTAGCATAGTTCATTTAGCAGCCGTTATGACACATAATTAAGTCCAGTTTTCTATACCGCTCATTTCAAAAGAACCTTTATGCGTAGGTGTAGGAGGCTTAACTACAGAAGCTAactaaagaatattttatcGTTGAGAATTAACGAGGTGTAAGTTAGCATTAGTCAGGTCTTTTAAATTAGAAAGTCCTGGCATGTCTTAACACAGATTCGATACGACTACTTCATttattgcttttttttttacgttTAGCTATAGTTTCCAGTTCTTTTGTCAAAAGCAACATTGCAAAATATAGCATGATGCTGCAGCTCAGTGACTTCAACTAGGCtataaaaacaagaatttggtgaaaaaaaacactgCAGAAGTAGTATTGAATCTATCTGAATAGGCTCAAGAAAGCCAGTGGTATCCTCTCTGGCCTTGTATTGCCGAACTTCTCTCGCAACTACCTGCTTTTTCTTACATGACCAATTTAGCCGCTCAAGTTGGGTTCACGCGGAAACGGCCGAACGTTTTCTTTCAGGCAGCGCACCCACACACCTCGCCACATTCTTGTAAGCGctgccttttcttctcaatTGTCACAGTGCCCACgccatttgaaaaaaagccaTTCTACGGGTTTTCTCTCCAGGTGGTATCGCTTATTTTTCTCTGCATGTATCAATCATTCTCTCCTGCGCACATAAAGAGTTTTTCCTAGGATAGGCTTCAATATCTGCgtacaacaaaaaaaattttatgcTGAACGAACAGCTgagttttggaaaagtttAGTCCTGCCCAATTCCCGTTTTGGGAGTTTTCCAATACAAAAATCTCGCCACAGTATCTACGAAACCCTTCAGGGTCCATTGAAATTAGAAGTGTTTTTCGTCCTAATATTGACGTTGTTCGCCCGAGGAAAGACCCTTTTGTTCTGCGTCTTTTCTTAGAAAAAGGTACCgcttcttttcctcttcgAGTCATAACTGGTGAATCTGTTGAACCTTCGGTTGCAACAGATTCTCCAGCTGGCGTAGGCGGAGTTTATATATAACACAATGTATGTAGAACCACGATTGGAGTAGAACTGCACACTTCAATTGACACATAACTATAGGGGAAAAGTAccacaaagaaaataaaaatgaacgTGACTGATGGAAATGCACTACTGTTTAGGTGCGGTAAGCATGACTACATGAATCAAACTTTCTCACCAAAGGAGGTTTATAACTGTGGTATGCGCGAAGCGAAGCAGAATCCCAAAGAAGATTTTCCAGCCTATCAAACAGGGCATGACATATTTCTGGTTGCCACGCCTGCCTCAAGTCCACAGACGTTTACGTGTGGTAACGAGGGCTATACAAATGCAAGTTATGATTTAACTgctttttattattgtgGCTTTTTTGAAGGGAAGGATGCAGAAACTAATGCCGGCGCACGTATCCCTACAGCTTCTCATTCCCTCATCAAAATCATGATATTCCTGATACTTATAACTTATGCCATCGTGTGAGTTTATCACACTACTGACAATGAGAAGTCGAACGTTTGGTTATTAACGTCTTTTGAGTTCGATGCCATAGGATAGCTGTGGTTTTGGTGTACTTGACAGCGCCTCTAGGGTATTTAATAGACAACACAACCTTAGAGAAAGCCTATAAGGATGCAATTGCTAGCAAAGCCTCAATAATTGAGCAACGTTCAAACATATTTGAACCAATACGGCCATCGcatataataaatatactACATAAACACAAATCGAATACGAATACAATAGCGCCAggtttgtttctttctcaaCGAAAAGATGCAGTGCAGAGCACAAACTACCATTGTGTTGGTTTGATATATTTACGTTTGAACGAGGTAAACCTCATCGACTTAGTGTGGCAATAATTACTTgagatttcaaaagaaagacacTGCATATAATGTCCGCTTTTCATATGTGAGGTAGGCCACAGCGGTCAAGTTATTGTAAACTTTGACGTGCGTTGGGAGTCTTTCAACAGCTACGGGAAGATGACGTATGCCTCAGCAAAACTAGACCAACGGTTAGCATTTGGTACACGTATGCATAGTGTTAGGAAGAGAAAATGCAGAGGTAAAGGACGTCCACTACTACTTTGGTTTGCTGCAATGTAACACATTTTTATTGAGTGCGGTTTTTCTATCTTAAGGCTTTATAGTTTTCAAAGCCTACCAATAATTCACAGCCACATCAGATGGTGACACCATTCGTAGCTCCCTTCAGTTTCATGAAATACATAGTTGACAATATTTGATGTGACCTACTTGGTAGACGCAAATATCTTCTTAAAACCGCGTAATATCCATGGGAAAAGGGTGCAACGTACataacaaaaaattctGACAAGGCATTTTATGATTATGATAATACGTTAGAACTTTGTTTGATAACGGCGATCCGGCGAGCACTCATTTAAACGTTATTCGATCTACCAACGCCGTCAAAAACCAGTTTAAATAACGGAAGATCCGCCATTTTTTCATGACCTTACAGAAGCTTTGTATTGAGATTACAAATATGCTCGAGTGCCTTTGCTCGAGGTGCCGagttttgaaaacagtAGGATGCTTCACCTGATAATTGTCGCTGTTCATGTTAACAATATATcgaagaataaaaatggaTTTTTTATCAAGTTCTTGAAGATGATGCATCACGTTCCCCGTCTTCTTATGCAGACAAGTATTCACTGCGCCTTAACTACATCATACAAAGAGTTCTAACTAGTTTCAAACTGGTTCTAGAAGTATCCATATGGAAACTTTCGATTAGTTCTTGATTGAAAATTGTTGACTAAACGCTCAATTTTGTCAAGAGACCTTATTGATGGGATATCTATTAGACAGATTCAAATTTGTCGAAACGGCTTTTTATCAAAGCACGCACTTCTCAATTCCTGAACTTATGGCCAATTATTATTAACTAACAAAGATATCTAATTTCTTGAGGGTACGGTAGCCTACAGGTTATAATATTAGGAACTGCATGAAAAGTAAACCAGTCATCAGTCATTTCGACTTCTCTTGTACGTTGCCTTTGCAAAGATAGCACTGGCCGCTAGTTGATGGGGACGCTGTGGAAGgcaaaaataaattaagaaattttttgagTACAGCGTTTTTCATTTACTTTCAAATTGCTTCCACAATGTTGAACAAAGCACGGATCAAAATCGCTGTTACTGATTCTGACTTAACAAAAGCATGAATACCAAGAACTATGAGATTGTTTCAagagaaattgaaactaCTGTTGCATTTTGTGATGAAGGAAACTCAAAAAATCGCAAGGATTCGAAAATTTATTTGAcaaaatattatcaatgGTTTTAGAAATATGTGACGAAGACAAGTATGCGCACATTTCATTTCTAGCGGGAAAAAATTTATGATGGACTTAGGTACTTCAAAAGATATGGTGGACCATAACCAGTGGCGTAGGTCTAAGATTTGGGATAGGTAACATGCGCTTTTTACATGAGGATTCATTTTTGTCCTCCTCTAGTTTTCAGAATGCAGCCTTTTCGGATCCCAGATATAAATAATCCCTTGTTAAACGGAATGTACTGTCACTATTCGCATAGTGGTACAGGTCGTACCATAACGATTCGAGTTGAATTCTAATACTAGTCTTGACGAAACACATTTTTGACAATTGTCCTTGTCGTTTTGATGGAGCCTTTTtcactttgaaaaatgccGGGTACGGTGGCCGCGAAAGATGTAAACATATCGAAAAACAAATAGGAAAACTGTATCTGAAACGTCATTTGAGAATTTAAATTATGTAaatctctttctttgagaGAACCAAAGCTCTTCTTGCTAGAAACCGGCAATTGGGCTTCCCATCCGAACTATTCCGTCTTTGCTTAGATATAAATTTTGCACTTTTCCCATTAAAGATACCAAACCTGTATTCAGTCGAACAACAAAGAGCAACAAACCAAAATACTGGACAACCACCCGAGGCAAATATGATTCAAAACTCAGCTGGTTATCGATCACTTAATACCACGGCTCCGATGACCATGCATATAAAAAACCAGAAGAAAATCTGTGCTCATTGTAACAAGCAAGTTGTACAAGATAGCCAACGAACGAAGACGACGTTGAAGGCGCTGGGTAAATACTACCACGAAAACTGCTTTACATGTCAAGACTGTAGAAAGCCTTTGAAACCCAAGTACTTTCCATACCAAGTGAGCAAGACGAGTGAACCTATCTTGCTATGTCAATACGATTATTTTAGAAGGCATAATTTGTTATGCCACGTATGTGATACACCATTACGTGGTTTATATTATACTGCATTCGGTTACAGATATGATGAAGAGCATTTCTCCTGTACAATCTGTGCTACCCCCTGTGgtgtaaaaaaatgtttcatGTACGAGGACCAATTGTATTGTAAGtaccattttttaaagTATTTCTCCAAACGTTGTAAAGGCTGTGAATTTCCAATATCAGATCAATATATCGAGTTTCCCAAAGGTGAAGAAATACATTGTTGGCACCCAGAATGTTATGGGATTCATAAGTACTGGCATGTAAATCTGGCTGCTGACACCGTTGGTTTACAGTATCTTCCCAAGCTAGAGTATAGCCCCAATGCGAAGGACAATGATTTAAATCCAACGGCTTACGAGTTAGATAAACAAATGCAGGCATTTAACTTTATTCTATCTAAAACATGGTCGGTTTTATACCGTTTTGAGGAAGAAGCAGCTTCGTGCATTTCCGATATGTTTCAATACCTAACAAGTAATGACCAATTGAAAGGTATAGAATCTACAGCCTTATTGGTGCTGAAAATTGAATGTCTCTTTAAAGGGCTCGACACTCTGAACCTGTCAACCAATAATAACATGTCCATCGGCCACGAATCAGAGTGCGTTGACAACAATGCAATGGCTATCAACAAATACAGCAAATTTCCCAAAAACTTATCCACAAAGATAATGATATACTTACAATTGTTGAGAAAGTTGGGGACAGAAAGCAAGAACGAGACTATTACAATATCGTCTTTCATGTCCGTTATTACTGGACTGGCTCATTTTCTAAAGCTACTGACTAGATTTGGATTATACACAAGCttagaaaacaacaaaacaattCGCTCGGTAAATCCGTTGCTAAAATTTTTGAGGGAAGTGGAAAAGAATGAGCTTTTCGAAGAGAATCCATTTCAATTCATCAAGACGCCTGTTAACGCTACAGATAGTTGTGCTGGTTGCAACAAATATATACAAGAGGAATGTGTTCAATTCTATGAGTATAGGTGGCATATAGCCTGTTTCGTCTGCTCCTCatgccaaaagaaaattaatCCGATGAGCTTAACAGACCCCACTTTCaataaagagaagaaaagaatattatgTTCTCATTGTTCGATCGATGATCCTGCTTCCGTACCGGGCTTCAGATTCGTCACTAAGCTGGCGCAGctaatttttctcttaaaAATTGCCCTAGTTAAATCAAGAACTGTTATGTTGAAATCGAGAGCCTCTAATAAAGCCGGCAGTACTCCCTTACAGAGTACTATGCTGAACGAACAAACCTACATTAGAACATTGAATGACATTAAACGATTAAGATCAAGAAGAGAGAGCGTCCGAGTTACTCataacaaacaacaagCCAGAAAATCAGTCATATTGGAAACTACAGAAACAGACTTAAATGATCCAACGAAACAAGGAGATAACAAGAATCTAGTGATTCAAACAGATGATCTGTCTGTTAATCAGCAAGTTAGTACGCGTGAAAATGTTTTTAGTAATACGAAAACGTTAACGTTAGACGATATTTCTCGTATTGTAGCCGCTGAACAGGCAAGAGAGTTAAGGCCAAACGCATTTACGcactttaaaaaattaaaggaaaCTGATGACGAAGCTTCCAATATCGCTCCCAAAAAAAGTGGAGTCTATTATTCAGAACTGAATACAACGGAGTTATCGATAATCAAGGCCATCAGTTTATCATTGTTAACTAGCAAACACTTGATATCCAAAATGGACCCCAATTTTAATAATTTGGAAtctatgattttttcaaacgaAAAGCAAATATTGGCAGGTAGCTTCTGGAACAAAATGAGAGTTATGATGAGCATGGAACCCAAAAAAACCATACCTAAAACTGTCTTTGGTACCCCGTTGGACATACTATGTGAAAAATGGGGTGTCGATTCTGATTTAGGTGTAGGTCCCGTTAAAATCAGAATCCCTATAATAATTGACGAGCTGATATCATCTTTGAGGCAAATGGATATGTCAGTGGAGGGTATTTTTAGGAAAAATGGGAATATAAGAAGACTAAGGGAACTAACCGCTACCATTGACAGCAACCCAACTGAAGCAcctgatttttcaaaagaaaatgcgATTCAATTATCAGCTctgttaaaaaaatttataagAGAACTGCCCGATCCCATTTTGTCAACTGATTTATATGACATGTGGATCAAAGCTTCCAAAGTCGACTCAGAGGATGAGAAACAGCGCATTATACTGTTGATATATTCCTTGTTGCCTTCATACAACCGCAACTTACTTGAAGCACTGTTATCATTTTTGCATTGGACATCTTCTTTCTCCTACATTGAGAATGAAATGGGATCAAAGATGGACATCCATAATTTGTCCACAGTGATAACACCTAACATCTTATACTTACCCCATAAGGAAGCCTCGAATGACAATGCTTCAGAAGAACCAGAATCTGGATTAGTTGACTCATTCGCCCAAAACAAAGGGGAAAATTATTTCTTGGCTATTGAGATTGTTGATTACTTGATCACCcataatgaagaaatggCAATGGTTCCGAAATTTCTGATGAATCTCTTAAGAGAGGTGCAGTCGCAGAAGTTAGATAACTATGAGTCGATTAACAATCATATTTCTCAcatattggaaaaaaaaacaatcgACTATTCAGAATTTGATGTAAAGAGTCCTGTCACCGTCAAAGATTCCACTACTATGGTCGTGCAAAGTgaaataaacaaaacagaaaatgataCGTAGACGTTGTTTTATTCACTCTATGTCTTCTTTCCTGTAAAATCTCAACAGTTTATTAGTTCTTTTagtattctttctttttgcctATTTTGACACTTCCACAGAATGCTACCAAAGTGGACATTATTTATATTATCATACAACATAGTTTATTTCTGGTTaacagaaataaaaattgtAACATTATTATGTACTTATAATTACCTGTATCATTGTATTATTCACCGTTCATGAGAGTAATTTCTTAAGTCGAGAGGCATCTCAGAGCTGgtcaagaaaaagactaaTCTTTCGCAGGTTTATAATGTAAGCTAAAGAGATAATCTTAAGAAGTATAAACGGTTTAAGAAGAGGCAATAGGATACGTATGTTATCTCGTTGTAAGTTGTTGTATTTAAAATTTCCTGTCTATCTTTATTTCTCCTGCACTATTAATCCAGTTAATGCCACAGAAAATGATTATCAATAATACTCTATATATTAGTATGTTCTTTACAATTAAGTgaagaaatatttcaacAGCGCTTGCAAATCATAATTGAGGGGATGCTTTACTTCGGCAATATCGTGATTGTTCAGAAACTCATTCAttgcaatttttcttctgctcTTGAAATCTATTTGCTTACCAAAAAccttcaaattcaaatcattaGCAAATCTCGTAAGAAGCGCAAGCTCACATCTAAGTTGAATAACAATTGTTGGAACGGCTTTTAAAAATGTTTTCAGTGGGATATCTAATACGATtaacaaatttttaattAGATTTTGGGATTGCACATAAGTAAGGTCCATCAGTATATCAAGACCCAAAGAATCATATTTTTCCTTCGTGATATGTGGAAACGATTTACCCacagtttcaaaattaagTTCGGTGGAAGCATCACCATATAACTCCTTCAAACTCAGCTTTTCTTGAAGTACTTCCTCTTTAAGAAATCCaattgtttcttcaaatttaaaGGCTTCGTCTTGTTTTCCCATTAACTCCTCAGACATTTTCTTATTCGTGTTATCTAGTTCTTCCATCTGAGTGTTCAAGTTCTCAATAACTGAAGATTGACTCTGGAGCCTACCGATAATTGCTTCATGTTCTTTCATATACTCATTTAGTTTATCTTcagcatttttttgaactttttcACTAAgtatcaatttttcttttaattcgttcttcagtttttggaagttttcCTCCTTAATGTTAAAAACATCATGCCATCTCCTCTTCTCTAATCGGAATTGCTGTTCTTTTGTAGACACCTCCTTCTGGAGACACTCTATTTTCTGACCGTGTTGTTGCTGCATGAAATGCAATCTTTCGCTAgtcaatttgaaaagagaaattattttttcaaggcGTATACGATCATTTTTCTCCAACGTGTATATTCTTTGCTTCAACTGCTCGCATTGTTCCACAATTTCAGGATCTTTGACATCTTTGATATCCGGAtaaaatttggtaaaatGGCTTTGGAAAGTCGAAGGAGCTTGGCTGGTTTTTAT
Protein-coding sequences here:
- the LRG1 gene encoding GTPase-activating protein LRG1; translation: MIQNSAGYRSLNTTAPMTMHIKNQKKICAHCNKQVVQDSQRTKTTLKALGKYYHENCFTCQDCRKPLKPKYFPYQVSKTSEPILLCQYDYFRRHNLLCHVCDTPLRGLYYTAFGYRYDEEHFSCTICATPCGVKKCFMYEDQLYCKYHFLKYFSKRCKGCEFPISDQYIEFPKGEEIHCWHPECYGIHKYWHVNLAADTVGLQYLPKLEYSPNAKDNDLNPTAYELDKQMQAFNFILSKTWSVLYRFEEEAASCISDMFQYLTSNDQLKGIESTALLVLKIECLFKGLDTLNLSTNNNMSIGHESECVDNNAMAINKYSKFPKNLSTKIMIYLQLLRKLGTESKNETITISSFMSVITGLAHFLKLLTRFGLYTSLENNKTIRSVNPLLKFLREVEKNELFEENPFQFIKTPVNATDSCAGCNKYIQEECVQFYEYRWHIACFVCSSCQKKINPMSLTDPTFNKEKKRILCSHCSIDDPASVPGFRFVTKLAQLIFLLKIALVKSRTVMLKSRASNKAGSTPLQSTMLNEQTYIRTLNDIKRLRSRRESVRVTHNKQQARKSVILETTETDLNDPTKQGDNKNLVIQTDDLSVNQQVSTRENVFSNTKTLTLDDISRIVAAEQARELRPNAFTHFKKLKETDDEASNIAPKKSGVYYSELNTTELSIIKAISLSLLTSKHLISKMDPNFNNLESMIFSNEKQILAGSFWNKMRVMMSMEPKKTIPKTVFGTPLDILCEKWGVDSDLGVGPVKIRIPIIIDELISSLRQMDMSVEGIFRKNGNIRRLRELTATIDSNPTEAPDFSKENAIQLSALLKKFIRELPDPILSTDLYDMWIKASKVDSEDEKQRIILLIYSLLPSYNRNLLEALLSFLHWTSSFSYIENEMGSKMDIHNLSTVITPNILYLPHKEASNDNASEEPESGLVDSFAQNKGENYFLAIEIVDYLITHNEEMAMVPKFLMNLLREVQSQKLDNYESINNHISHILEKKTIDYSEFDVKSPVTVKDSTTMVVQSEINKTENDT
- the ADY3 gene encoding Ady3p, whose translation is MEGWMTDLWGRTVSGRRNSDRVEKNGLTETSQSASTSPLKFPRRNRLQTVGIGGNALSPTGKPSTLGNASPNKFIAHEEQGYVDMDRPSSTPTKTLTMPRVLETARNSVELVVKDMSLEPKFEFAHLENAFCLSETTTGEDEDIIKLKEVKENSRPCSNVEEVFKDYDLPNMLKETQLKNEEIEILRQKLDEKENVIQELKKKVTLDDTRFEKIKSLQKAVREEKSAASKRLRITQHSLQTKIESLEHQLQTSKDDNKQLKDDSSFYEKRLSDVYSYMQNLSLFGKDLGKFILEEIKTSQAPSTFQSHFTKFYPDIKDVKDPEIVEQCEQLKQRIYTLEKNDRIRLEKIISLFKLTSERLHFMQQQHGQKIECLQKEVSTKEQQFRLEKRRWHDVFNIKEENFQKLKNELKEKLILSEKVQKNAEDKLNEYMKEHEAIIGRLQSQSSVIENLNTQMEELDNTNKKMSEELMGKQDEAFKFEETIGFLKEEVLQEKLSLKELYGDASTELNFETVGKSFPHITKEKYDSLGLDILMDLTYVQSQNLIKNLLIVLDIPLKTFLKAVPTIVIQLRCELALLTRFANDLNLKVFGKQIDFKSRRKIAMNEFLNNHDIAEVKHPLNYDLQALLKYFFT